One window from the genome of Gadus morhua chromosome 16, gadMor3.0, whole genome shotgun sequence encodes:
- the LOC115561529 gene encoding arsenite methyltransferase, translating to MAATGGSIEKCFKETATHLKVKEFYGKVLKKTTDLKTDACVASSGPVPAHIRHALNMVHPEVIAKYYGCGLVVPECMEACQVLDLGSGSGRDCYMLSKLVGEKGNVTGIDMTEKLLEVARTYTDYHTQAFGYKAPNIRFVQGYLEALNEAGIEGSAYDICISNGAVNLCPDKKPVLQEAYRVLKEGGELYFSDVYSSGRLTEEIRNSNVLWGECLSGALWWEDLMQLAEEVGFSPPRFVSGAAIKVFNKEMQDILGDFKFLSATYRLFKVPRGAGKPREVVYQGGITGMEESFSLDSQYTFKVNEVVEVDGDVAEILTRSRFSDKFTMLPPGGPSQTCGASPKAGAVNPFELIHHRSDVPGSTTGGCCGTQPTGCCN from the exons ATGGCTGCAACAGGGGG TTCAATTGAGAAATGCTTCAAGGAAACCGCCACACACCTGAAAGTCAAA GAGTTCTATGGTAAGGTTTTGAAGAAAACCACGGATTTGAAGACCGATGCCTGTGTGGCCTCCTCCGGGCCTGTCCCTGCCCACATCCGCCATGCTCTTAATATGGTGCACCCTGAAGTCATTGCCAA GTACTATGGCTGTGGCCTGGTGGTGCCAGAGTGCATGgaggcctgccaggtacttgaCCTGGGcagtgggagtgggagggactGCTACATGCTGAGTAAGCTGGTGGGAGAGAAGGGCAATGTCACCGGCATTGACATGACTGAGAAGCTG CTGGAGGTTGCCAGAACCTACACTGACTACCACACACAAGCGTTTGGCTATAAAGCACCGAACATCCGGTTTGTCCAGGGATACCTCGAGGCCTTGAATGAAGCTGGGATTGAGGGAAGCGCATATGATATCTGCAT TTCCAATGGTGCGGTGAATCTGTGTCCAGACAAGAAGCCAGTTTTGCAGGAAGCTTACCGTGTTCTCAAG GAAGGTGGTGAGCTCTACTTCAGCGACGTCTACAGCAGTGGAAGATTAACAGAGGAAATAAGAAACAGCAATGTTCTCTGGG GCGAGTGCCTCAGTGGAGCCCTCTGGTGGGAGGATCTGATGCAGCTGGCGGAGGAGGTGGGCTTCAGCCCTCCGCGCTTTGTCAGCGGAGCCGCCATCAAAGTGTTCAACAAAGAGATGCAGGACATTCTGG GCGACTTCAAATTCCTCTCAGCCACTTACCGCCTGTTCAAAGTTCCCCGGGGCGCTGGTAAACCCCGTGAGGTGGTGTACCAGGGCGGCATCACTGGGATGGAGGAGAGCTTTAGCTTGGACTCTCAGTACACCTTCAAG GTGAACGAGGTAGTGGAGGTGGACGGGGATGTGGCTGAGATCCTGACCCGTTCCAGGTTCTCTGATAAGTTCACCATGCTGCCGCCCGGGGGGCCGTCTCAAACCTGTGGTGCGAGCCCTAAA GCGGGCGCTGTGAATCCATTTGAGCTGATCCATCACAGGAGTGATGTTCCAGGATCCACCACAGGGGGGTGCTGTGGCACACAACCAACTGGGTGCTGCAACTAA
- the chchd2 gene encoding coiled-coil-helix-coiled-coil-helix domain-containing protein 2: protein MPRGSRSRGSRMAPPASRSPPPMRAAPPRSYAPVPTQAAPSAMAAPAAAAAPRQPGMFAQMATTAAGVAVGSAVGHTIGHAMTGGFGGGNSEAKPDVTYQEPNAAQPQYQQQPQSMYPQQPQSMYQQEAPQQQACSYELKQFIDCAQNQRDFSMCEGFSEVLKQCKFANGMS, encoded by the exons ATGCCAAGAGGAAGCAGAAGTCGGGGCTCACGGATGGCCCCTCCAGCCAG CCGGTCCCCACCACCCATGAGGGCAGCTCCTCCTCGCTCATATGCCCCAGTCCCCACCCAAGCGGCTCCATCTGCCATGgctgctccagcagcagcagcagcgcccaGGCAACCTGGTATGTTTGCCCAGATGGCTACCACAGCTGCCGGGGTAGCAGTGGGCTCTGCAGTAGGACACACCATCGGCCATGCCATGACCGGAGGCTTCGGTGGAGGAAATTCAGAGGCTAAACCTGACGTCACGTATCAG GAGCCTAACGCGGCACAGCCACAATACCAGCAGCAGCCACAGTCTATGTACCCACAGCAGCCACAGTCCATGTACCAGCAGGAGGCCCCACAGCAGCAGGCATGCTCCTATGAGCTCAAGCAGTTCATAGACTGTGCCCAGAATCAGAGGGATTTCAGTATGTGCGAGGGCTTCAGTGAGGTGCTGAAACAGTGCAAGTTTGCAAATG GTATGTCCTGA
- the im:7138535 gene encoding protein FAM98B → MERFITTISAIKSLGYPDTACVRHCCCDELPCPLLSWLVAELLVIHPELQDNKRSILLVGELRELLETMHCPITMLSSDTLSPALLNKITAFLVSELEAARILKYKAAHPDDQTSAGKTELEQRVEEPTHQNTELCQSLEDCKVDMGMRREEMSTEFALLLQALDMDASSQYPDVLQEVETRIAQLSLKDMSDPLLNSSLNSEQWRQVERINQVLLKEYACRQQMIVKRFEVTLQSFAWGDKGKGYDQILSSVPPLSSLAPSSQVSMPLLLAARMDQSCILPVKAGPSTAIYKVLMGSVPDRGGRPGEIEPPMPRWEGRREKGRGGGGRGGGGGGGHPQRSKFSGKKKGKRE, encoded by the exons ATGGAGAGGTTTATAACAACGATATCTGCCATCAAGTCTCTTGG TTACCCAGATACCGCATGCGTAAGACACTGCTGTTGTGATGAGCTGCCCTGTCCTCTGCTCTCCTGGTTGGTGGCAGAGCTGTTGGTGATCCACCCAGAGTTACAAG ATAATAAAAGGTCCATCCTGCTGGTAGGAGAACTGAGAGAATTATTGGAAACCATGCACTGTCCAATCACTATGCTGTCATCAGACACGCTAAGTCCTGCTCTTCTCAACAAGATCACTG CGTTCCTTGTATCTGAACTAGAAGCAGCTCGTATACTTAAGTACAAGGCAGCACACCCTGATGACCAAACCAGTGCAGGTAAAACTGAATTAGAGCAGAGGGTCGAGGAGCCCACCCATCAAAACACAGAGCTCTGTCAGTCACTGGAAGACTGCAAGGTGGACATGGGCATGAGACGGGAAGAGATGTCCACAGAATTTGCCTTGCTGCTCCAAGCACTTGACATGGATGCCTCCTCTCAGTATCCAGATGTGTTGCAGGAG GTGGAGACGAGGATTGCTCAGTTATCATTAAAAGATATGAGTGATCCACTTCTTAATTCCAGTCTCAACTCAGAGCAATGG AGGCAGGTTGAAAGGATAAACCAAGTCTTGCTGAAAGAGTATGCATGTCGACAGCAAATGATTGTCAAACGCTTTGAGGTCACGCTGCAGTCTTTTGCATGGGGAGATAAAGGAAAG GGGTATGATCAAATACTCTCCTCAGTGCCCCCACTATCTTCTCTGGCACCATCATCTCAAGTGTCCATGCCTCTTCTGCTTGCTGCAAGAATGGATCAGTCTTGCATCCTGCCAGTTAAGGCTGGACCAAGTACGGCCATCTACAAG GTACTGATGGGCAGTGTCCCCGACAGAGGCGGGCGGCCTGGGGAGATCGAGCCCCCCATGCCGCGCTGGGAGGGGAGACGAGagaagggaaggggaggagggggaagaggaggaggaggagggggggggcatccTCAACGAAGCAAATTCTCAGgaaaaaagaaagggaaaagGGAGTAA
- the si:ch211-235m3.5 gene encoding BICD family-like cargo adapter 1 — MDRMDQLGLKSMNMEFEDGFFDYGTEEITDDQDPSELLAALKQKEEEVILAAQLGNALLLENRQLKDRSEKLQEQCTDKLELLEQGRHELRLKLTSCQLQWESQVGELERDVSELRAQVERLTQAVDEAEREKGQAQQHHAEHAQRLREQLRTAMEVERAMSSELQALKEQLNQAGTHSSTQDDELISAMREQVMRLTQREQALEERLASMCQENAELRESLASIQTQLALQDQHNQQQSQQLSEARGEVEKEHGRSRELQIQLDELQEEVSFQEARSHGDSSLLSELESSLATAEMGLSTEQVRQEVSLAIQLLLPLTRGTDAPGCLHVGGDMKALLCQLTDTARSLADSGCPQEMNSAFVDWRSDLCGNPSASELRDQNTDLQQKNAELRTELEHQQEQKEVVQQAIKDRDEAIAKKNLMEMELVRSKNEMMSLNNQLLEAIQRKLVLSQELEAWQEDIQIIINQQLKAQQQSEQLQRNPPHSNGMSFFRKPNTTPATSPRTGQPTSWGLEVDQEKAQSPWKQWLRLGKRAQHSK, encoded by the exons ATGGATCGAATGGATCAATTGGGGTTGAAATCCATGAACATGGAGTTTGAGGACGGCTTCTTTGATTATGGGACGGAGGAAATAACAGATGATCAAGACCCGAGTGAACTTCTCGCCGCTTTGAAACAAAAGGAGGAAGAGGTTATTTTGGCAGCGCAGCTGGGAAACGCATTGCTGCTGGAAAACCGTCAGTTGAAAGATCGGAGCGAAAAGCTTCAGGAGCAATGCACAGACAAACTTGAG TTGCTGGAGCAGGGCAGGCATGAGCTGCGTCTGAAGCTGACCAGCTGCCAGTTGCAGTGGGAGAGCCAGGTGGGGGAGCTGGAGCGTGATGTGAGTGAGCTGAGGGCCCAGGTGGAGAGGCTGACTCAGGCCGTTGACGAGGCCGAGAGGGAGAAGGGCCAGGCCCAGCAGCACCACGCCGAACACGCCCAGCGACTGCGAGAGCAGCTCCGTACC GCcatggaggtggagagagcCATGTCCAGTGAGCTGCAAGCTCTAAAGGAACAGCTCAACCAAGCGGGAACCCATAGCAGTACCCAGGACGACGAGCTGATCAGTGCCATgagggagcag GTGATGCGTCTGACCCAGAGGGAGCAGGCTTTGGAGGAGCGTCTGGCGAGTATGTGTCAGGAGAACGCAGAGCTGAGGGAGAGCCTAGCCTCCATACAAACTCAGCTGGCCCTGCAGGACCAGCACAACCAGCAGCAGAGccaacag ctgagcGAGGCGCggggggaggtagagaaggAGCATGGCCGATCCCGGGAGCTGCAGATCCAGCTGGATGAGCTGCAGGAGGAGGTGTCCTTCCAGGAGGCCAGGAGCCACGGGGACTCCTCCCTGCTGTCAGAGCTGGAGAGCAGCCTGGCTACAGCAGAGATGGGCCTCAGCACAGAACAG GTGAGGCAAGAAGTGTCTTTGGCAATCCAGTTGCTTCTTCCGTTGACCCGGGGCACGGATGCACCAGGGTGCCTTCATGTTGGGGGGGACATGAAAGCCTTGCTCTGCCAGCTGACGGACACGGCAAGAAGCCTGGCCGACTCCGGCTGCCCACAG GAGATGAATTCAGCCTTTGTGGATTGGAGGAGTGATCTGTGTGGGAACCCGAGCGCTTCAGAGCTCCGGGATCAG AACACTGATTTGCAGCAGAAGAATGCAGAGTTGCGGACAGAACTGGAACACCAACAGGAGCAGAAAGAGGTCGTACAACAGGCCATCAAAGATCGAGATGAAGCCATAGCCAA GAAGAACCTAATGGAGATGGAGCTTGTGAGGAGTAAAAATGAGATGATGTCTCTGAACAACCAGCTTCTGGAAGCCATCCAGCGCAAACTGGTGCTGTCACAGGAGCTAGAGGCCTGGCAG GAGGACATCCAGATCATCATCAACCAGCAGCTGAAAGCACAGCAACAGTCAGAGCAACTGCAGAGAAATCCTCCGCACTCCAATGGCATGTCCTTCTTCAGAAAGCCCAACACCACACCAGCAACCTCCCCTCGGACCGGCCAGCCCACCTCCTGGGGGTTGGAAGTGGACCAGGAGAAAGCCCAGTCCCCCTGGAAGCAGTGGCTCAGGCTGGGCAAGCGGGCGCAGCACAGCAAATGA
- the ube4a gene encoding ubiquitin conjugation factor E4 A, translated as MTDQGNNNQNISCNPFAALFSSLADAKQFASGQQPPLSAEPPLEDSGESHSESENSVSDSIDDNDDSVAEISRSFRSRQELCEQLNVNHMIQRIFLVTLDNSDPSLRAGNGIPARCVFLEEMAADLDGQDWLDMDNIGQALFTRLLMPEPGHYLIYMTSCSAVNMSADRDAGDKCAIPYLFACYQRAKEEVTKVPEKLLPFAVSCKDLTVANTRTVLLTPEIYTSQNVYEQLLDLLLEGLTGSQPEEMVEFAEEVIAGLLAEQEVRTFGEVMGPVLDIFHGRVKDMDLCQPLLYSYLEVLLYFSHQKDIAMVLVEHIQPKDPSNGLQYQKSLLGAVLSISCLLKTPGVVEGHRYFTSPSRSSAQETKIQEANIHQFMGQFHAKLHQTLKNLMQRSGETRHMLLSWLGGCLQANAGRTKIWANQMPEIFVQMYASDAFFLNLGAALLKLCQPFCRPRSPKLLTFNPSYCALKELSEEERRNRNVHARGLDKETCLIPSPPQHQAEFCQSYSLLTENLILTQLTLHLGFHRLHEQMVKMNQNLHRLQGTWQEAQRSGSPLSEQLLEQFERLMVLYLSTKAVATQPAMLQCCLNLQASSAALLVQLAVGNQGSGLEHVPLTFPLAPVHNGTVLCYVPEFFAENLGDFFIFLRRFADDVLESSAESLEHVLNFITVFMGNVERMKNPHLRAKMAEVLEAVMPHMEPVTPGATQTMFQRERVFCAYRHAAQLAEALITVFVDIEFTGDPHQFEQKFNYRRPMYPILKYMWTKESYRESVKSLAAYASVNLEAMNPPLFLRYLNLLMNDAIFLLDEAIQYLSKIKVLQLERDRGEWEGLAPDARREKESSLQMLGQLGRFHNIMSNETIGTLAFLTSEIKGIFVHPFLAERIISMLNYFLQHLVGPKMGALKVKDFSEFDFKPQQLVSDICTIYLNLGDEENFCATVPKDGRSYSSILFSQTARVLRKINKPGDMIIAFVLLADKIKSHADRHQQEEETYADAPDEFLDPIMSTMMLDPVLLPSSNVTVDRSTIARHLLSDQTDPFNRSPLTMDQIRPNEELKQQILQWLAKHKQESLQMGQSG; from the exons ATGACTGACCAGGGCAACAACAACCAGAACATATCTTGCAACCCCTTTGCTGCCCTCTTTAGCTCCCTGGCTGATGCCAAGCAGTTTGCATCTGGTCAGCAACCGCCGCTTTCAGCAGAACCACCAT TGGAAGACTCGGGGGAGAGTCATTCAGAGTCGGAGAACTCTGTGTCAGACAGCATCGATGACAACGATGATTCGGTGGCGGAGATCAGCCGCTCGTTCCGGTCGCGGCAGGAGCTCTGCGAGCAGCTTAACGTCAACCACATGATTCAGAGGATATTCCTCGTCACCCTGGACAACA GTGACCCAAGTTTGAGAGCGGGAAACGGCATCCCTGCTCGCTGTGTGTTCCTGGAGGAGATGGCGGCCGACCTGGACGGTCAAGACTGGCTTGACATGGACAACATCGGACAG GCTCTGTTCACCCGCCTGCTGATGCCTGAACCGGGACACTACCTCATCTACATGACCTCCTGCAGCGCCGTCAACATGTCGGCGGACCGGGACGCAGGGGACAAGTGTGCCATCCCCTATCTGTTTGCCTGTTACCAAAGGGCCAAGGAAGAG GTGACGAAGGTCCCAGAGAAGTTGCTGCCCTTCGCTGTCAGCTGTAAGGATCTGACCGTGGCCAACACCAGGACGGTCCTGCTCACCCCCGAGATCTACACCAGCCAGAACGTCTACGAACAActcctggacctgctgctggagggACTCACAGGATCAC AGCCGGAGGAGATGGTAGAATTCGCGGAGGAGGTGATCGCTGGCCTTCTGGCTGAGCAGGAGGTGCGTACCTTCGGAGAGGTGATGGGACCTGTGCTGGACATCTTCCATGGGCGCGTCAAAGACATGGACCTCTGCCAGCCTCTGCTCTACTCCTACCTGGAGGTGCTCCTTTACTTCAGCCATCAGAAGGACATCGCTATG GTTTTGGTGGAGCACATCCAGCCCAAAGACCCGTCGAATGGTTTGCAGTACCAGAAGAGCTTACTTGGTGCGGTGCTCAGTATCTCTTGCCTGCTGAAGACTCCAGGCGTGGTGGAGGGGCACCGGTACTTCACCAGCCCCTCCCGCTCCAGCGCCCAGGAGACCAAGATCCAGGAAGCCAACATACACCAG TTCATGGGCCAGTTCCACGCCAAGCTCCACCAGACGCTGAAGAACCTGATGCAGCGCTCCGGCGAGACGCGCCATATGCTGCTCTCCTGGCTGGGCGGCTGCCTGCAGGCCAACGCCGGCCGCACCAAGATATGGGCCAATCAGATGCCCGAGATCTTCGTCCAGATGTACGCCTCGGACGCCTTCTTCCTCAACCTGGGCGCGGCGCTGCTGAAGCTGTGCCAGCCCTTCTGCAGGCCGCGCTCGCCCAAACTGCTGACCTTTAACCCCTCCTACTGCGCACTCAAAGAGCTCAGTGAGGAGGAGCGGCGGAACCGCAACGTGCACGCTAGAG GCCTGGACAAGGAGACGTGTCTGATCCCCTCCCCGCCGCAGCACCAGGCTGAGTTCTGCCAGTCCTACAGCCTGCTGACGGAGAACCTCATCCTCACACAGCTCACCCTGCACCTCGGCTTCCACAG GCTCCACGAGCAGATGGTGAAGATGAACCAGAATCTGCATCGCCTCCAGGGCACGTGGCAGGAGGCCCAGCGTTCGGGCAGCCCCCTGTCGGAGCAGCTCCTGGAGCAGTTTGAGCGGCTCATGGTCCTGTACCTGTCCACCAAGGCGGTGGCCACGCAGCCCGCCATGCTGCAGTGCTGCCTCAACCTGCAGGCCTCCTCCGCCGCCCTGCTGGTGCAGCTGGCCGTGGGGAACCAGGGCTCGGGCTTGGAGCACGTACCCCTCACCTTCCCCCTGGCGCCCGTACACAACGGCACCGTGCTCTGCTAcgtgccag AGTTTTTTGCTGAGAACCTGGGAGATTTCTTCATCTTCCTGCGGCGATTTGCGGACGACGTTTTGGAGTCCTCTGCGGAAAGTCTCGAACATGTTCTCAACTTCATCACCGTCTTCATGGGCAATGTAGAGAG GATGAAGAATCCCCACTTGCGGGCAAAGATGGCGGAGGTTCTGGAGGCAGTCATGCCCCACATGGAGCCTGTTACGCCAGGCGCTACTCAGACAATGTTTCAGCGCGAACGAGTCTTCTGCGCCTACAGACACGCAGCTCAGCTGGCTGAGGCGCTCATCACTGTGTTCGTAGACATAGAGTTCACCG GTGACCCGCATCAGTTTGAGCAGAAGTTCAACTACAGAAGACCTATGTATCCCATCCTCAAGTATATGTGGACCAAGGAAAGCTACAGGGAGAGCGTCAAG AGTCTGGCTGCCTATGCTTCTGTCAACCTGGAGGCCATGAACCCTCCTCTGTTCCTGAGGTACCTCAACCTGCTGATGAACGATGCTATCTTCCTGCTGGACGAGGCTATTCAG tacttgagtaaaataaaAGTCCTGCAGCTGGAGCGTGACCGcggagagtgggaggggctcGCACCCGACGCCCGCAGGGAGAAAGAGTCCAGCTTGCAGATGTTGGGGCAACTGGGACGCTTCCACAACATCATGTCCAATGAGACCATCGGCACGCTGGCCTTCCTCACCTCAG AGATCAAAGGCATCTTTGTGCACCCATTCCTGGCGGAGAGGATAATCTCCATGCTCAACTACTTCCTGCAGCATCTCGTAGGGCCCAAGATGGGCGCCCTCAAAGTCAAGGACTTCAGTGAGTTTGACTTCAAGCCTCAGCAACTGGTCTCAGACATCTGCACCATCTACCTGAACCTTGG CGATGAAGAGAACTTCTGCGCCACGGTGCCCAAAGACGGGCGTTCTTactcctccatcctcttctccCAGACGGCCAGGGTGCTGAGGAAGATCAACAAGCCTGGAGACATGATCATCGCCTTTGTCCTTCTCGCGGACAAAATCAAG TCTCATGCAGACAGGCATcagcaggaagaggagacgTATGCAGATGCCCCAGATGAGTTTCTGGACCCCATCATGTCCACCATGATGCTGGACCCCGTTCTGCTGCCCTCGTCTAACGTGACCGTCGACCGCTCCACCATAGCGAGACATCTACTCAG TGACCAGACAGACCCTTTCAATCGTAGTCCTCTCACCATGGACCAGATCAGGCCGAACGAGGAGCTCAAACAGCAGATTCTACAGTGGCTGGCCAAGCATAAACAGGAGAGCTTGCAGATGGGCCAGAGTGGCTAA